A single window of Stigmatopora nigra isolate UIUO_SnigA chromosome 20, RoL_Snig_1.1, whole genome shotgun sequence DNA harbors:
- the gc2 gene encoding retinal guanylyl cyclase 2 isoform X1, producing MQGWNLHFSRFFMVLLVSLWPPWVGGASFRVGVVGPWECDPIFAKSLPHVAAQLAVNHINRDPILSQAATFDYTVLHEPCVTSKGLEKFVAFHTKASAFIGPANPGYCDAASMLSKSWNKALLAWGCPGSDLERIRSHPTFTRSMPRPSWVISRILRYFRWAHVGIISASDDLWVETANKVAESLRADAFQVRILGVMENTPHSIRRTLAKVRKMREIRALILCMHSALNGGELQKLLLETAYDMRMIDGSLVLVPYDTLLYSLPYRNLSYPALKSNSKLLRAYYAVLTVTVDSPHLSFFQAYGDAVQKGEVARVLKPQQVSPFFGTIYNSVVLLAHAVQRVRRSKEWMSGGNIARQVGRHSFQGFSHPLKSDAAGNILLDYVVLDTDGVSAELAPTHRLHMETDSVHFLGRDIHFPGGSGPGRDASCWFTPGIICSAGVDIFSTLGIVLGAIGACVLALASLYFVRRRLNQIRLVRGPNKILLTLEDVTFINPSLSKKLSLDDSRASGAKSMSDCSHMSPISTQSPATYENSNVVILEGDWAWLKRLPCGSFNNINPKTSDLFELMKDMRHENINPFLGFFLDCGVFAIVTEFCSRGSLEDLLLNEDVKLDWMFKSSLLLDLIKGMKYLHHCGVSHSHLKSRNCVVDGRFVLKITDYGYNAVVEAQKFPHVEPPAEELLWTAPELLRAPQPGLRGTKPGDVYSFAIITQEVVVRGPPFCTMDLSPSDVIEKLRKPPPLCRPAVSLDCAPFECIQLMKRCWNEQPEKRPNFEEIFDQFKDINKGKKTNIIDSMLRMLEQYSSNLEELIRERTEELEIEKQKTEKLLTQMLPPSVAETLKIGGAVVPEHFDSVSLYFSDIVGFTTISANSEPIEVVALLNSLYTLFDAIIGNHDVYKVETIGDAYMVASGVPVPNGNRHVAEIANMSLDILSAVGTFKMRHMPDVPVRIRIGLHTGPCVAGVVGLTMPRYCLFGDTVNTASRMESSGLPYRIHVHQDTVKILRQLNLGYKLELRGRTEVKGKGTEETYWLVGKDGFTKPLPVPPEIKSSVSTKEPKDLRRALYKAVRKLSHIRAVTQTCEDDNVIMMAHH from the exons ATAGGGATCCCATTTTGTCCCAAGCTGCTACTTTTGACTACACGGTTCTCCAT gagcCGTGTGTGACCTCCAAAGGTCTGGAGAAGTTTGTGGCGTTCCACACCAAAGCCTCGGCTTTCATCGGACCGGCCAATCCGGGTTATTGTGATGCTGCTTCCATGCTGAGCAAAAGTTGGAATAAG GCATTGTTGGCATGGGGTTGCCCCGGCTCCGATTTGGAGCGCATCCGGAGCCACCCGACCTTCACCCGCTCCATGCCCCGCCCCTCTTGGGTGATCTCAAGAATCCTGCGATACTTCCGCTGGGCTCACGTGGGAATCATCTCTGCCTCTGATGACCTCTGGGTGGAAACAGCCAACAAG GTGGCCGAATCGCTCCGCGCCGACGCTTTCCAAGTCCGAATCCTCGGCGTTATGGAGAATACTCCTCACAGTATTCGGAGGACTCTGGCTAAAGTCCGTAAGATGAGAGAAATACGAG CACTGATCCTCTGCATGCACTCGGCGTTGAATGGAGGCGAGCTCCAGAAACTCCTGTTGGAGACGGCCTACGACATGCGGATGATTGACGGCTCCCTGGTTTTGGTTCCCTACGACACCCTCCTCTACAGTTTGCCGTACCGGAACCTGAGCTATCCGGCCTTGAAGAGCAACAGCAAATTGCTGCGGGCCTACTATGCCGTGCTTACCGTCACTGTGGATTCGCCCCACCTGTCGTTTTTTCAGGCCTATGGGGATGCTGTCcaaaagggggaggtggccaGGGTTCTTAAACCCCAGCAG gtgTCTCCCTTTTTCGGCACCATCTACAACTCCGTCGTCCTCCTCGCCCACGCCGTCCAGCGGGTCCGACGTTCCAAGGAATGGATGTCTGGCGGGAATATCGCACGACAAGTGGGCCGCCACAGCTTTCAG GGCTTCAGTCATCCCCTCAAATCGGACGCCGCGGGAAATATTCTATTGGACTACGTCGTCCTGGACACCGATGGGGTCTCCGCTGAGCTGGCGCCCACCCACAG GCTCCACATGGAAACGGATTCGGTTCACTTCCTGGGTCGAGATATTCACTTTCCTGGCGGTTCGGGTCCCGGGCGGGATGCCTCCTGTTGGTTCACTCCTGGTATCATCTGCTCTGCAG GGGTTGATATTTTTTCCACCCTCGGCATCGTGCTCGGAGCAATCGGCGCCTGCGTGCTAGCATTAGCCTCGCTATATTTTGTCAG GCGACGGCTTAACCAGATTCGGCTGGTCCGGGGACCAAATAAGATTCTGCTGACTCTAGAGGACGTCACCTTCATCAACCCATCGCTTAGCAAG aAGCTGAGCCTGGATGATAGCAGGGCTAGCGGCGCTAAGAGCATGTCGGATTGTAGTCACATGTCGCCCATCTCCACCCAGTCGCCCGCCACGTATGAGAATTCCAACGTTGTCATTTTGGAG GGGGACTGGGCTTGGCTTAAGAGACTTCCATGTGGCTCATTTAACAACATCAACCCCAAAACGAGTGATTTGTTTGAACTG aTGAAGGACATGCGGCATGAGAACATCAACCCGTTCCTCGGCTTCTTCCTGGACTGCGGCGTGTTCGCCATCGTCACAGAATTCTGCTCGCGGGGAAGCCTGGAAGATCTGCTTCTTAACGAGGACGTTAAATTGGACTGGATGTTCAAGTCTTCCCTACTGCTGGATTTGATTAAG GGGATGAAATACCTCCACCACTGCGGGGTCTCACACTCCCACCTGAAATCTCGCAACTGCGTGGTAGATGGACGCTTCGTGTTAAAAATCACAGACTACGGCTACAACGCCGTTGTGGAAGCTCAGAAGTTCCCCCATGTGGAGCCCCCCGCCGAAG AACTCCTGTGGACCGCCCCCGAGCTCCTAAGAGCCCCACAGCCTGGGCTCCGCGGGACCAAGCCTGGAGACGTGTACAGCTTCGCCATCATCACGCAAGAAGTGGTTGTTCGGGGGCCTCCATTTTGCACGATGGATCTGTCGCCCTCAG atgtgATCGAGAAGCTACGCAAACCGCCACCGTTGTGCCGACCCGCCGTGAGTTTGGACTGCGCGCCATTTGAGTGCATCCAGCTGATGAAACGATGCTGGAACGAACAGCCGGAAAAGAGACCCAACTTTGAGGAGATATTTGACCAG TTCAAAGACATCAACAAAGGCAAGAAAACCAACATCATCGACTCCATGTTACGGATGCTGGAGCAATACTCGTCCAACCTGGAAGAACTGATCCGAGAACGAACCGAGGAACTGGAGATTGAAAAGCAGAAAACAGAGAAGCTCCTCACCCAAATGCTCCCCCC ATCCGTAGCCGAGACCTTGAAAATAGGCGGCGCCGTGGTACCCGAACACTTTGACAGCGTGTCACTCTACTTCAGCGACATCGTGGGTTTCACCACCATCTCGGCCAATAGCGAGCCCATTGAGGTGGTCGCCCTCCTCAACAGCCTCTACACCCTCTTCGACGCCATCATTGGAAACCACGACGTCTACAAG GTGGAGACCATCGGCGACGCCTACATGGTAGCATCCGGCGTCCCCGTTCCCAACGGCAACCGGCATGTGGCGGAGATAGCCAATATGTCCCTGGACATCTTGAGCGCGGTGGGGACCTTCAAGATGAGACATATGCCCGATGTCCCTGTTAGGATCCGCATtggactccacacag GACCATGCGTGGCAGGAGTCGTGGGCCTGACCATGCCACGCTATTGCTTATTCGGGGACACCGTCAACACAGCCTCTCGCATGGAGTCCAGCGGACTAC CCTACAGGATCCACGTTCACCAGGACACCGTGAAAATCCTACGTCAGCTCAACTTGGGCTACAAGCTGGAGTTAAGGGGAAGGACAGAAGTCAAA gGGAAAGGGACCGAGGAGACCTATTGGCTTGTCGGAAAGGACGGCTTCACTAAACCTCTTCCTGTACCTCCAGAAATCAAATCCAG TGTGTCCACCAAGGAGCCAAAAGACCTGAGACGAGCTCTGTACAAGGCGGTGAGGAAGTTATCCCACATCCGGGCGGTAACGCAAACCTGTGAGGATGACAACGTCATCATGATGGCGCATCACTGA
- the gc2 gene encoding retinal guanylyl cyclase 2 isoform X2 — translation MQGWNLHFSRFFMVLLVSLWPPWVGGASFRVGVVGPWECDPIFAKSLPHVAAQLAVNHINRDPILSQAATFDYTVLHEPCVTSKGLEKFVAFHTKASAFIGPANPGYCDAASMLSKSWNKALLAWGCPGSDLERIRSHPTFTRSMPRPSWVISRILRYFRWAHVGIISASDDLWVETANKVAESLRADAFQVRILGVMENTPHSIRRTLAKVRKMREIRALILCMHSALNGGELQKLLLETAYDMRMIDGSLVLVPYDTLLYSLPYRNLSYPALKSNSKLLRAYYAVLTVTVDSPHLSFFQAYGDAVQKGEVARVLKPQQVSPFFGTIYNSVVLLAHAVQRVRRSKEWMSGGNIARQVGRHSFQGFSHPLKSDAAGNILLDYVVLDTDGVSAELAPTHRLHMETDSVHFLGRDIHFPGGSGPGRDASCWFTPGIICSAGVDIFSTLGIVLGAIGACVLALASLYFVRRRLNQIRLVRGPNKILLTLEDVTFINPSLSKKLSLDDSRASGAKSMSDCSHMSPISTQSPATYENSNVVILEGDWAWLKRLPCGSFNNINPKTSDLFELMKDMRHENINPFLGFFLDCGVFAIVTEFCSRGSLEDLLLNEDVKLDWMFKSSLLLDLIKGMKYLHHCGVSHSHLKSRNCVVDGRFVLKITDYGYNAVVEAQKFPHVEPPAEELLWTAPELLRAPQPGLRGTKPGDVYSFAIITQEVVVRGPPFCTMDLSPSDVIEKLRKPPPLCRPAVSLDCAPFECIQLMKRCWNEQPEKRPNFEEIFDQFKDINKGKKTNIIDSMLRMLEQYSSNLEELIRERTEELEIEKQKTEKLLTQMLPPSVAETLKIGGAVVPEHFDSVSLYFSDIVGFTTISANSEPIEVVALLNSLYTLFDAIIGNHDVYKVETIGDAYMVASGVPVPNGNRHVAEIANMSLDILSAVGTFKMRHMPDVPVRIRIGLHTGPCVAGVVGLTMPRYCLFGDTVNTASRMESSGLPYRIHVHQDTVKILRQLNLGYKLELRGRTEVKGKGTEETYWLVGKDGFTKPLPVPPEIKSRQMAHGLQMAEIVQYKKRQAEKQLAEKKN, via the exons ATAGGGATCCCATTTTGTCCCAAGCTGCTACTTTTGACTACACGGTTCTCCAT gagcCGTGTGTGACCTCCAAAGGTCTGGAGAAGTTTGTGGCGTTCCACACCAAAGCCTCGGCTTTCATCGGACCGGCCAATCCGGGTTATTGTGATGCTGCTTCCATGCTGAGCAAAAGTTGGAATAAG GCATTGTTGGCATGGGGTTGCCCCGGCTCCGATTTGGAGCGCATCCGGAGCCACCCGACCTTCACCCGCTCCATGCCCCGCCCCTCTTGGGTGATCTCAAGAATCCTGCGATACTTCCGCTGGGCTCACGTGGGAATCATCTCTGCCTCTGATGACCTCTGGGTGGAAACAGCCAACAAG GTGGCCGAATCGCTCCGCGCCGACGCTTTCCAAGTCCGAATCCTCGGCGTTATGGAGAATACTCCTCACAGTATTCGGAGGACTCTGGCTAAAGTCCGTAAGATGAGAGAAATACGAG CACTGATCCTCTGCATGCACTCGGCGTTGAATGGAGGCGAGCTCCAGAAACTCCTGTTGGAGACGGCCTACGACATGCGGATGATTGACGGCTCCCTGGTTTTGGTTCCCTACGACACCCTCCTCTACAGTTTGCCGTACCGGAACCTGAGCTATCCGGCCTTGAAGAGCAACAGCAAATTGCTGCGGGCCTACTATGCCGTGCTTACCGTCACTGTGGATTCGCCCCACCTGTCGTTTTTTCAGGCCTATGGGGATGCTGTCcaaaagggggaggtggccaGGGTTCTTAAACCCCAGCAG gtgTCTCCCTTTTTCGGCACCATCTACAACTCCGTCGTCCTCCTCGCCCACGCCGTCCAGCGGGTCCGACGTTCCAAGGAATGGATGTCTGGCGGGAATATCGCACGACAAGTGGGCCGCCACAGCTTTCAG GGCTTCAGTCATCCCCTCAAATCGGACGCCGCGGGAAATATTCTATTGGACTACGTCGTCCTGGACACCGATGGGGTCTCCGCTGAGCTGGCGCCCACCCACAG GCTCCACATGGAAACGGATTCGGTTCACTTCCTGGGTCGAGATATTCACTTTCCTGGCGGTTCGGGTCCCGGGCGGGATGCCTCCTGTTGGTTCACTCCTGGTATCATCTGCTCTGCAG GGGTTGATATTTTTTCCACCCTCGGCATCGTGCTCGGAGCAATCGGCGCCTGCGTGCTAGCATTAGCCTCGCTATATTTTGTCAG GCGACGGCTTAACCAGATTCGGCTGGTCCGGGGACCAAATAAGATTCTGCTGACTCTAGAGGACGTCACCTTCATCAACCCATCGCTTAGCAAG aAGCTGAGCCTGGATGATAGCAGGGCTAGCGGCGCTAAGAGCATGTCGGATTGTAGTCACATGTCGCCCATCTCCACCCAGTCGCCCGCCACGTATGAGAATTCCAACGTTGTCATTTTGGAG GGGGACTGGGCTTGGCTTAAGAGACTTCCATGTGGCTCATTTAACAACATCAACCCCAAAACGAGTGATTTGTTTGAACTG aTGAAGGACATGCGGCATGAGAACATCAACCCGTTCCTCGGCTTCTTCCTGGACTGCGGCGTGTTCGCCATCGTCACAGAATTCTGCTCGCGGGGAAGCCTGGAAGATCTGCTTCTTAACGAGGACGTTAAATTGGACTGGATGTTCAAGTCTTCCCTACTGCTGGATTTGATTAAG GGGATGAAATACCTCCACCACTGCGGGGTCTCACACTCCCACCTGAAATCTCGCAACTGCGTGGTAGATGGACGCTTCGTGTTAAAAATCACAGACTACGGCTACAACGCCGTTGTGGAAGCTCAGAAGTTCCCCCATGTGGAGCCCCCCGCCGAAG AACTCCTGTGGACCGCCCCCGAGCTCCTAAGAGCCCCACAGCCTGGGCTCCGCGGGACCAAGCCTGGAGACGTGTACAGCTTCGCCATCATCACGCAAGAAGTGGTTGTTCGGGGGCCTCCATTTTGCACGATGGATCTGTCGCCCTCAG atgtgATCGAGAAGCTACGCAAACCGCCACCGTTGTGCCGACCCGCCGTGAGTTTGGACTGCGCGCCATTTGAGTGCATCCAGCTGATGAAACGATGCTGGAACGAACAGCCGGAAAAGAGACCCAACTTTGAGGAGATATTTGACCAG TTCAAAGACATCAACAAAGGCAAGAAAACCAACATCATCGACTCCATGTTACGGATGCTGGAGCAATACTCGTCCAACCTGGAAGAACTGATCCGAGAACGAACCGAGGAACTGGAGATTGAAAAGCAGAAAACAGAGAAGCTCCTCACCCAAATGCTCCCCCC ATCCGTAGCCGAGACCTTGAAAATAGGCGGCGCCGTGGTACCCGAACACTTTGACAGCGTGTCACTCTACTTCAGCGACATCGTGGGTTTCACCACCATCTCGGCCAATAGCGAGCCCATTGAGGTGGTCGCCCTCCTCAACAGCCTCTACACCCTCTTCGACGCCATCATTGGAAACCACGACGTCTACAAG GTGGAGACCATCGGCGACGCCTACATGGTAGCATCCGGCGTCCCCGTTCCCAACGGCAACCGGCATGTGGCGGAGATAGCCAATATGTCCCTGGACATCTTGAGCGCGGTGGGGACCTTCAAGATGAGACATATGCCCGATGTCCCTGTTAGGATCCGCATtggactccacacag GACCATGCGTGGCAGGAGTCGTGGGCCTGACCATGCCACGCTATTGCTTATTCGGGGACACCGTCAACACAGCCTCTCGCATGGAGTCCAGCGGACTAC CCTACAGGATCCACGTTCACCAGGACACCGTGAAAATCCTACGTCAGCTCAACTTGGGCTACAAGCTGGAGTTAAGGGGAAGGACAGAAGTCAAA gGGAAAGGGACCGAGGAGACCTATTGGCTTGTCGGAAAGGACGGCTTCACTAAACCTCTTCCTGTACCTCCAGAAATCAAATCCAG GCAAATGGCCCACGGGCTGCAGATGGCCGAAATAGTCCAGTACAAGAAGCGGCAGGCCGAGAAGCAGCTTGCAGAGAAGAAAAACTGA
- the irs4b gene encoding insulin receptor substrate 2-A: MRPRMANLLDYQEGKAAMLVLEAQQRNVGSQSASGEAPSPVVNISGGGGSRPHQLPPSYHVHHFEPQFQYDLASLQLCADPGEDTPGGKTSSSPLVEPGPAPPPQPAAVFAANPTDDVRKCGYLRKQKHGHKRFFVLRASSHLGPSRLEYYDSEKKFRGVPRAGSVGPSSPKRVIYLYQCFTVNKRADSKNKHLIALYTKDEYFAMVAENERDQEDWYIAVGQLMSEGRKGHPIADDLDDGYGTVTPGTVFKEVWNVNVKPKGLGQTKNLAGLYRLCLSSKTLHLVKLNSDTPCFNQHLMNIRRCGHSESFFFIEVGRFSSTGPGELWMQVDDSVVAQKMHETILDTMKALKAFAELRPRSKSQSSGSNPVAFVTTRRHLSNLPPSQTGLQRRSRMESLVGTPPSSKSNAAYRFRTSSEGEGTMNRPFRSATGSLLQLGAARSHHNRGEGVPTGVPVGRGARAVPASHSARSASLPMSHFPSATSPVSVSSSSGHGSVSDTLTRPSSASICGSPSDGGFNSSDEYGSSPGDFRYFRVRSNTPDSLGNTPPIREENCLSDYMAVGWNRDPAGAAAETTRDESTSTTEDERWTSSWQRRRRAPVNPKVTPTHFSLEEGADAATTSGVRRTTAPPRAESSGGERPPLSAPKEDAGYVPMMCGVATPPRDAPPDYVPMQAGFHHVAHPLVYHSPTSAPRSAQRQSTADPHGYVMMLPGCGAGSPSPVRASHGRAQNGEYMDMASGGGRRPDVGVGSSSAAWRSFSPYFSLPRSYKAPSRDEKDYDDYVPMSSPAGPERRGAPVPPHPPPPYGAHHATADSRVSRPDRLPLGRRSVHAPSTSAPADRPPSPGEYINIDFGDHYPRQQQPPPYALSTQDEEAPPTPREERRTPPLPRSGPDYMSMETGRHHRESDELPSKSVSPRPSLVAPWNPPSYIRPLASNPGAPVGGRWRSPADDYTDMTFSEGQRTHAVLRHLCDASAGSPTLPPGTPEKVPEPKVIRADPQGRRRHSSETFSSASSSGSTPSANPPTPAAPNASPPFDGVWMSVKSHGDPQGTPAAPRMYAGEPSAGYQNGLNYIALEPKSSDAGVSTGVRQSAALPENQAYAGLGCPKSDAPTTKD; encoded by the exons ATGCGACCCCGGATGGCCAATTTGCTTGATTACCAAGAAGGCAAGGCAGCGATGTTGGTCCTGGAGGCGCAACAGAGGAATGTCGGCTCTCAGTCGGCCAGTGGGGAAGCCCCTTCCCCGGTAGTCAACAttagtggtggtggggggtcgCGTCCCCATCAGTTGCCGCCCTCCTACCACGTCCACCACTTTGAGCCGCAGTTTCAATACGACTTGGCGTCCCTGCAGTTGTGTGCCGACCCAGGTGAGGACACCCCAGGTGGGAAAACGTCGTCGTCACCCCTTGTGGAACCCGGACcggcaccaccaccacaaccagcCGCCGTCTTCGCCGCCAACCCAACCGACGACGTCCGTAAATGCGGCTATTTACGCAAGCAAAAACATGGCCACAAGCGCTTCTTCGTCCTAAGGGCTTCAAGTCACCTGGGTCCGAGTCGTTTGGAGTACTACGACAGCGAGAAGAAATTCCGCGGCGTCCCACGGGCGGGTTCCGTCGGGCCGTCTTCGCCCAAGAGGGTGATATACCTCTACCAGTGCTTCACGGTTAACAAGAGGGCCGACTCGAAAAACAAGCACCTGATCGCCCTCTATACTAAAGATGAGTATTTTGCTATGGTGGCGGAAAACGAACGGGACCAGGAGGACTGGTACATAGCGGTGGGACAGTTAATGAGCGAGGGGCGCAAGGGGCACCCCATTGCCGACGACTTGGATGACGGATATGGAACCGTCACCCCCGGGACGGTCTTCAAGGAGGTCTGGAATGTCAACGTCAAACCTAAAGGCTTGGGTCAGACCAAGAACCTAGCCGGGTTATATCGCCTCTGCCTATCATCTAAAACACTTCACTTGGTGAAACTCAACTCCGACACCCCCTGCTTCAACCAGCACCTGATGAACATCCGTCGTTGCGGACACTCGGAGAGCTTCTTCTTCATCGAGGTGGGTCGCTTCTCCTCTACCGGGCCGGGGGAGTTATGGATGCAGGTAGACGACTCGGTAGTGGCCCAGAAAATGCACGAAACCATCCTGGACACTATGAAGGCTTTGAAGGCCTTCGCCGAGCTACGTCCCCGAAGCAAGAGCCAGTCGTCGGGATCTAACCCGGTGGCGTTTGTCACCACAAGGCGACATCTTAGCAACCTACCGCCTAGCCAGACTGGGCTGCAACGGCGGTCTCGGATGGAATCGTTGGTAGGGACGCCGCCGTCTAGTAAAAGCAACGCCGCCTACCGTTTCCGCACGTCTAGTGAAGGCGAGGGGACCATGAACCGACCCTTTCGCTCCGCCACGGGGAGCCTACTCCAACTTGGAGCAGCGCGGTCTCACCACAACCGCGGAGAGGGGGTTCCGACTGGTGTGCCGGTGGGGCGCGGCGCTAGAGCCGTCCCGGCATCTCACAGCGCCCGTTCCGCCTCCCTCCCGATGTCCCACTTCCCTTCCGCCACCAGCCCCGTCAGCGTGTCATCCAGCAGCGGTCATGGTTCCGTCTCAGACACATTGACCCGCCCCTCTAGCGCCTCCATCTGCGGCTCGCCGTCCGACGGCGGCTTCAACTCTTCAGACGAGTACGGCTCCAGCCCCGGCGACTTCAGGTACTTCCGCGTTCGCAGCAACACGCCGGATTCCCTGGGTAACACCCCACCGATCCGAGAGGAGAACTGCTTGAGCGACTACATGGCGGTGGGCTGGAACCGCGACCCGGCGGGCGCCGCCGCCGAAACCACGCGAGATGAGAGCACGTCCACCACTGAGGACGAACGCTGGACGTCGTCATGGCAACGGAGGCGGAGGGCGCCAGTCAACCCCAAGGTAACCCCCACCCATTTTTCCCTGGAGGAGGGGGCCGACGCCGCCACGACCTCGGGGGTCCGCCGAACCACGGCGCCACCTCGGGCGGAGAGCAGCGGTGGCGAGCGCCCCCCACTGTCCGCCCCAAAAGAAGACGCCGGCTACGTGCCCATGATGTGTGGCGTGGCCACACCCCCTAGGGACGCGCCCCCCGACTACGTACCCATGCAGGCCGGCTTCCATCACGTGGCCCACCCCCTTGTTTACCACAGCCCCACTTCGGCGCCGCGCTCGGCCCAGCGCCAGTCCACCGCCGACCCCCACGGCTACGTGATGATGCTCCCGGGGTGCGGCGCCGGCTCGCCCTCCCCGGTCCGAGCCTCCCACGGAAGAGCCCAAAATGGAGAATACATGGACATGGCGTCCGGAGGGGGGCGCCGACCAGACGTGGGCGTGGGGTCCTCCTCCGCCGCCTGGAGGTCCTTCAGCCCTTACTTCTCCCTCCCCCGCTCCTACAAGGCCCCGTCCAGGGACGAGAAGGACTACGACGACTACGTCCCCATGAGTTCCCCCGCCGGCCCCGAGCGGAGGGGCGCCCCCGTACCCCCGCACCCGCCCCCACCTTACGGAGCTCACCACGCAACAGCTGACTCCCGCGTCTCCAGACCCGACCGCCTGCCGTTGGGCCGGAGAAGTGTCCACGCCCCCTCCACTTCAGCCCCCGCCGACAGACCCCCCAGTCCGGGGGAGTACATCAATATTGACTTTGGGGACCACTATCCCCGCCAACAGCAGCCCCCTCCTTACGCCCTATCCACCCAGGACGAAGAGGCTCCCCCGACCCCCAGGGAAGAACGGCGAACCCCACCTTTGCCCCGAAGTGGGCCGGACTACATGAGCATGGAAACGGGTCGCCACCATCGGGAAAGCGACGAGCTCCCGAGCAAGAGCGTCTCGCCACGCCCCAGCTTGGTGGCGCCCTGGAACCCCCCTAGCTACATCCGACCCCTAGCCAGCAACCCGGGCGCCCCAGTGGGCGGCCGCTGGAGGTCGCCGGCCGACGACTACACGGATATGACCTTCAGCGAGGGCCAAAGGACTCACGCCGTACTACGGCACCTGTGCGACGCGTCCGCCGGGTCCCCCACGTTGCCCCCGGGGACCCCCGAGAAGGTGCCGGAGCCAAAGGTCATCCGGGCCGACCCGCAAGGCAGGCGGCGACACAGCTCCGAAACCTTCTCTTCCGCGTCGTCTTCCGGCTCGACACCCTCCGCCAACCCCCCGACGCCGGCCGCCCCCAACGCTTCGCCGCCCTTTGACGGCGTGTGGATGTCCGTGAAAAGCCACGGGGATCCGCAGGGAACCCCCGCCGCCCCCAGAATGTACGCGGGCGAACCGTCTGCGGGATACCAAAACGGCCTTAACTACATCGCCTTGGAGCCCAAAAGTTCGGACGCCGGCGTGTCTACGGGGGTCCGGCAGAGTGCGGCACTACCGGAAAACCAGGCCTACGCCGGTTTGGGCTGCCCCAAATCAGACGCCCCGACCACCAAGG ACTGA